AGACGCCGAGGATGTCCGCATAGACCGTGAGCAGCGGCAACGTGAGCACCAAGGCGAACGTTCTGGGCAGCACCAGCAGATTGATCGGCGAGATGCCGAGCGTGCGGACCGCGTCCAACTCTTCCGTCACCTTCATCGTACCGATCTCGGCGGCATAGGCCGACCCCGATCGGCCGGCGATCAAGATCGCCACGATCAACGGCGCGATTTCCCGGAGCAGCGAAATGCCGACCAGATCGACGATGAAGATGTTGGTGCCGAACTTGCGCAATTGCTCGGCCCCCTGATACGCGATCACGACGCCGACAAGAAAGGTCAACAACCCGGTGATCGGCAAGGCGCGCACTCCGTCGAATTCCACGACGCGGAGCATGGCCCGCCATCGGATCAGCCGAGGCCGCAGGAGGGACCGGCCGATGGCGACGGTCGTCTCCCCCAGAAAGGCGAGCGCTCGAACCACCCCGTCCGTTCCGATCTTGACGGATGGAACGAGCGGCTTCTCCCATCCGGCCTGTTGGGCCGGGGAAGCGTGGTTGAGCCGCGCCTTCGCTTGGACCATCCGAACCAGTTCGGCGAATTCCGGCTTGAGCCCTTGAACGGAGACGGCCTTCCCTCTGCGAACGAGATCGCTCTCGATCCGCTGCAACAACAACGCCCCGCCCGTATCCATGGCGGTCACCTCGCCGACGTCGCAGATCACCTCCGATGCCGTCGGCCATCCAAGCCGATCGATGCGACGCTCCAGATCGTTCAGATTCGACAGGGTCCAGGCTCCCCGGCACTGCACCACATCGTCGCTCACGGAGATGATGGCCTGCTGTTCCACCGGCATGGTTCGTTCGGCGATCCCACGCGCTCCCGCGTTCCAATGAGCGAGCGACTTCCATCGAGCGAAGGCGACTTCCGTCGCCGGAGCGCATCCTACCTGCGTCCCAGCGGTTCGCTCACGTTTTCTCCATGATGGCTTGGAGATCCGGCCCGCTGATCACTTCCCGCTCCAGCAAGAGCTTCGCCCCCTGTTGCAACGCGGCTTTTTTCGATTCCAGCAACCGCTTGACCCGTTCGTACTGCTCGTCGACGATGCGGCGCACCTCGCAATCGATCTCCCTGGCCGTCTGCTCGGAATAATCGCCCTTTTCGGATCCCACTGAGATCTGGAGAAACTGCGGCTGCCGATCCCGCTCCAACGCGATGGTCCCCAGTTTGTCGCTCATCCCGTAGGCCTTCACCATGCTCTTGGCGATGTCCGTGGCCTTCACGAGATCGTTTTGCGCGCCGGTCGAGGCTTCGCCGAAAGTCAATTCCTCCGCGATCCGACCGCCCAACAGCACGGCGATCTTATTTTCGAGCTCGGACTTGGTCATGAGAAACCGGTCTTCCGTGGGAAGTTGGAGTGTGTAGCCCAGCGCGGCGACGCCGCGAGGAATGATCGAAATCTTCTGGACCTGATCCGCTCCCGGCACCGACAGGGCGACCAGGGCATGGCCCGTCTCATGATAGGCGACCCGTTCCTTCTCCATTTTATTGAGCACGCGATTCTTTTTTTCCAACCCGGCGATGACGCGCTCCACCGCCTCCTGCAATTCGGACGCTCCGACCTTGTCTTTTCCGCGACGCACGGACAACAGCGCCGCTTCGTTGATGACGTTCGCCAAATCGGCCCCGGAAAATCCGGGAGTCATGGCCGCCACGGTCTCCAGGTCGGCGTCGGCCCCCAACGCCACCTGTTTGGCATGCACGCGCAAAATGGCCAGACGGCCCAGCTTGTCCGGGCGATCCACGGTCACATGACGATCGAACCGTCCCGCGCGGAGCAGCGCCGGGTCCAAAATCTCCGGCCGATTGGTCGCCGCCATGAGGATCACGCCGACCCGTGGATCGAATCCGTCCATTTCGACAAGAAGTTGGTTCAATGTCTGCTCCCGCTCTTCGTGCGTCATCGGTCCCATCCCGCGCGCCTTCCCCAGCGCATCAAGCTCATCGATAAAAATGATGCAGGGTGCTTTCGTCTTGGCCTGCTCGAAGAGGTCCCGTACGCGGGCCGCGCCGACGCCCACGAACATTTCAACGAATTCCGAGCCGCTGATACTGAAAAACGGCACGCCGGCCTCACCAGCCACTGCCTTGGCCAGCAAGGTTTTCCCAGTTCCCGGCGGGCCAACCAGCAGAATCCCCTTCGGGATTTTCCCGCCCAGTTTCGTGAACTTCTCGGGAGTCTTGAGGAACTCGATCACCTCGCGCAATTCCTCTTTCGCCTCGTCCACGCCGGCGACGTCGGAAAACCGCACCTTGATGTCCTTCTCCATATAGATCTTCGCTTTGGACTGGCCCACCTGCATGAACCCGCCCTGGGCTTGGCCCATTCGGCGAAGGATGAACATCCAGATTCCGACGAACAATGCGACCGGCACGATCCAGGACAAAAGATCGCGCCAGAAAGTGGTTTCAATCACGCCGGTAAACACCACGCCATGGGTGTTGAGCTCGCGCACCAGATCGGGGTCCTCGACGCGCACCGTGGCGAACAATTGCCCGACCTTTTCTTCCCCTTCCGGCTTCAGCTTGCCGGTGAGCATGTGGCTGGTGACCGCCACCTCAGCCACCTTGCCCTCCTCCACCCATTTTTTGAACTGGCTGTAGGGAACTTCTTCGACCTTGTTCATGGCCACGATGAGGTCGTGCACCAGCACCACGGCCATGATGGCGAGGAAGATATACCAAATGGAGAAGGAGACTTTGTTGTTCA
This sequence is a window from Candidatus Nitrospira inopinata. Protein-coding genes within it:
- the ftsH gene encoding ATP-dependent zinc metalloprotease FtsH; this translates as MGPKGGVPPMNNKVSFSIWYIFLAIMAVVLVHDLIVAMNKVEEVPYSQFKKWVEEGKVAEVAVTSHMLTGKLKPEGEEKVGQLFATVRVEDPDLVRELNTHGVVFTGVIETTFWRDLLSWIVPVALFVGIWMFILRRMGQAQGGFMQVGQSKAKIYMEKDIKVRFSDVAGVDEAKEELREVIEFLKTPEKFTKLGGKIPKGILLVGPPGTGKTLLAKAVAGEAGVPFFSISGSEFVEMFVGVGAARVRDLFEQAKTKAPCIIFIDELDALGKARGMGPMTHEEREQTLNQLLVEMDGFDPRVGVILMAATNRPEILDPALLRAGRFDRHVTVDRPDKLGRLAILRVHAKQVALGADADLETVAAMTPGFSGADLANVINEAALLSVRRGKDKVGASELQEAVERVIAGLEKKNRVLNKMEKERVAYHETGHALVALSVPGADQVQKISIIPRGVAALGYTLQLPTEDRFLMTKSELENKIAVLLGGRIAEELTFGEASTGAQNDLVKATDIAKSMVKAYGMSDKLGTIALERDRQPQFLQISVGSEKGDYSEQTAREIDCEVRRIVDEQYERVKRLLESKKAALQQGAKLLLEREVISGPDLQAIMEKT
- a CDS encoding ABC transporter permease, which translates into the protein MPVEQQAIISVSDDVVQCRGAWTLSNLNDLERRIDRLGWPTASEVICDVGEVTAMDTGGALLLQRIESDLVRRGKAVSVQGLKPEFAELVRMVQAKARLNHASPAQQAGWEKPLVPSVKIGTDGVVRALAFLGETTVAIGRSLLRPRLIRWRAMLRVVEFDGVRALPITGLLTFLVGVVIAYQGAEQLRKFGTNIFIVDLVGISLLREIAPLIVAILIAGRSGSAYAAEIGTMKVTEELDAVRTLGISPINLLVLPRTFALVLTLPLLTVYADILGVFGGMLIASGQLNVSFAEFLDRFDEAVAVRHLLIGLAKAPFFAVIIALVGCYQGFQIRGGVDDVGRHTTISVVQSIFLVIVFDAICSVLTSWWDL